A part of Notolabrus celidotus isolate fNotCel1 chromosome 21, fNotCel1.pri, whole genome shotgun sequence genomic DNA contains:
- the prl2 gene encoding prolactin 2 isoform X2: MPFIADDTIEADGQAVWVEVVCVLLCSTVSGVCSAPRCMNSQSGCHVVSLSDLFDRVIQHSSRMHGISNDLHAEFEHYFLPSKNQISRVGRYCHTSSILTPNGKENTQRMAEQELMEVILKLLLAWRDPLWHFHQSIAHHHDFFNFSSNKALEMSDMVHELRKGVEKVAEKMQMSGIISNSVSSRASPEASPPADSPEWRLMKVYDLLHCFRRDSNKVQNYLKILKCRIVPQHGC; encoded by the exons ATGCCATTCAtcgcagatgacaccatagaagcagacggacaggcag TGTGGGtggaggtggtgtgtgtgttgctctgcAGCACCGTTAGCGGTGTGTGTTCAGCTCCTCGCTGTATGAACAGTCAGTCCGGCTGTCACGTCGTCTCTCTGTCCGACCTGTTTGATCGAGTCATCCAACACTCTTCCAGAATGCACGGCATCTCTAACGACCTGCATGCCGAGTTT GAGCACTACTTCCTGCCCAGTAAAAATCAGATCAGCCGGGTCGGTCGTTACTGTCACACCTCCAGCATCCTCACCCCGAATGGAAAAGAGAACACTCAGCGGATGGCG GAACAGGAGCTGATGGAGGTTattctgaagctgctgctggcaTGGAGGGATCCCCTATGGCACTTTCACCAGAGCATTGCTCACCACCACGACTTCTTCAACTTCAGCTCCAACAAAGCTCTGGAGATGAGCGACATGGTGCACGAGTTGCGCAAAGGTGTGGAGAAGGTGGCTGAAAAG ATGCAGATGTCAGGGATCATCAGTAACTCTGTCAGCAGTCGGGCGTCTCCTGAAGCTTCTCCACCGGCCGACAGTCCTGAGTGGCGTCTGATGAAGGTGTACGACCTCCTGCACTGTTTTCGCCGGGACTCCAACAAAGTGCAGAATTACCTGAAGATCCTGAAGTGTCGCATCGTCCCCCAGCACGGCTGCTGA
- the prl2 gene encoding prolactin 2 isoform X4 — MVWVEVVCVLLCSTVSGVCSAPRCMNSQSGCHVVSLSDLFDRVIQHSSRMHGISNDLHAEFEHYFLPSKNQISRVGRYCHTSSILTPNGKENTQRMAEQELMEVILKLLLAWRDPLWHFHQSIAHHHDFFNFSSNKALEMSDMVHELRKGVEKVAEKMQMSGIISNSVSSRASPEASPPADSPEWRLMKVYDLLHCFRRDSNKVQNYLKILKCRIVPQHGC, encoded by the exons ATGG TGTGGGtggaggtggtgtgtgtgttgctctgcAGCACCGTTAGCGGTGTGTGTTCAGCTCCTCGCTGTATGAACAGTCAGTCCGGCTGTCACGTCGTCTCTCTGTCCGACCTGTTTGATCGAGTCATCCAACACTCTTCCAGAATGCACGGCATCTCTAACGACCTGCATGCCGAGTTT GAGCACTACTTCCTGCCCAGTAAAAATCAGATCAGCCGGGTCGGTCGTTACTGTCACACCTCCAGCATCCTCACCCCGAATGGAAAAGAGAACACTCAGCGGATGGCG GAACAGGAGCTGATGGAGGTTattctgaagctgctgctggcaTGGAGGGATCCCCTATGGCACTTTCACCAGAGCATTGCTCACCACCACGACTTCTTCAACTTCAGCTCCAACAAAGCTCTGGAGATGAGCGACATGGTGCACGAGTTGCGCAAAGGTGTGGAGAAGGTGGCTGAAAAG ATGCAGATGTCAGGGATCATCAGTAACTCTGTCAGCAGTCGGGCGTCTCCTGAAGCTTCTCCACCGGCCGACAGTCCTGAGTGGCGTCTGATGAAGGTGTACGACCTCCTGCACTGTTTTCGCCGGGACTCCAACAAAGTGCAGAATTACCTGAAGATCCTGAAGTGTCGCATCGTCCCCCAGCACGGCTGCTGA
- the prl2 gene encoding prolactin 2 isoform X1, which produces MRQCIVQVWLFLCRMFVNIRSVWVEVVCVLLCSTVSGVCSAPRCMNSQSGCHVVSLSDLFDRVIQHSSRMHGISNDLHAEFEHYFLPSKNQISRVGRYCHTSSILTPNGKENTQRMAEQELMEVILKLLLAWRDPLWHFHQSIAHHHDFFNFSSNKALEMSDMVHELRKGVEKVAEKMQMSGIISNSVSSRASPEASPPADSPEWRLMKVYDLLHCFRRDSNKVQNYLKILKCRIVPQHGC; this is translated from the exons ATGAGACAGTGCATCGTTCAGGTCTGgttgtttctctgcaggatgtTTGTAAACATCAGATCAg TGTGGGtggaggtggtgtgtgtgttgctctgcAGCACCGTTAGCGGTGTGTGTTCAGCTCCTCGCTGTATGAACAGTCAGTCCGGCTGTCACGTCGTCTCTCTGTCCGACCTGTTTGATCGAGTCATCCAACACTCTTCCAGAATGCACGGCATCTCTAACGACCTGCATGCCGAGTTT GAGCACTACTTCCTGCCCAGTAAAAATCAGATCAGCCGGGTCGGTCGTTACTGTCACACCTCCAGCATCCTCACCCCGAATGGAAAAGAGAACACTCAGCGGATGGCG GAACAGGAGCTGATGGAGGTTattctgaagctgctgctggcaTGGAGGGATCCCCTATGGCACTTTCACCAGAGCATTGCTCACCACCACGACTTCTTCAACTTCAGCTCCAACAAAGCTCTGGAGATGAGCGACATGGTGCACGAGTTGCGCAAAGGTGTGGAGAAGGTGGCTGAAAAG ATGCAGATGTCAGGGATCATCAGTAACTCTGTCAGCAGTCGGGCGTCTCCTGAAGCTTCTCCACCGGCCGACAGTCCTGAGTGGCGTCTGATGAAGGTGTACGACCTCCTGCACTGTTTTCGCCGGGACTCCAACAAAGTGCAGAATTACCTGAAGATCCTGAAGTGTCGCATCGTCCCCCAGCACGGCTGCTGA
- the prl2 gene encoding prolactin 2 isoform X3 translates to MFVNIRSVWVEVVCVLLCSTVSGVCSAPRCMNSQSGCHVVSLSDLFDRVIQHSSRMHGISNDLHAEFEHYFLPSKNQISRVGRYCHTSSILTPNGKENTQRMAEQELMEVILKLLLAWRDPLWHFHQSIAHHHDFFNFSSNKALEMSDMVHELRKGVEKVAEKMQMSGIISNSVSSRASPEASPPADSPEWRLMKVYDLLHCFRRDSNKVQNYLKILKCRIVPQHGC, encoded by the exons atgtTTGTAAACATCAGATCAg TGTGGGtggaggtggtgtgtgtgttgctctgcAGCACCGTTAGCGGTGTGTGTTCAGCTCCTCGCTGTATGAACAGTCAGTCCGGCTGTCACGTCGTCTCTCTGTCCGACCTGTTTGATCGAGTCATCCAACACTCTTCCAGAATGCACGGCATCTCTAACGACCTGCATGCCGAGTTT GAGCACTACTTCCTGCCCAGTAAAAATCAGATCAGCCGGGTCGGTCGTTACTGTCACACCTCCAGCATCCTCACCCCGAATGGAAAAGAGAACACTCAGCGGATGGCG GAACAGGAGCTGATGGAGGTTattctgaagctgctgctggcaTGGAGGGATCCCCTATGGCACTTTCACCAGAGCATTGCTCACCACCACGACTTCTTCAACTTCAGCTCCAACAAAGCTCTGGAGATGAGCGACATGGTGCACGAGTTGCGCAAAGGTGTGGAGAAGGTGGCTGAAAAG ATGCAGATGTCAGGGATCATCAGTAACTCTGTCAGCAGTCGGGCGTCTCCTGAAGCTTCTCCACCGGCCGACAGTCCTGAGTGGCGTCTGATGAAGGTGTACGACCTCCTGCACTGTTTTCGCCGGGACTCCAACAAAGTGCAGAATTACCTGAAGATCCTGAAGTGTCGCATCGTCCCCCAGCACGGCTGCTGA
- the prl2 gene encoding prolactin 2 isoform X5: MNSQSGCHVVSLSDLFDRVIQHSSRMHGISNDLHAEFEHYFLPSKNQISRVGRYCHTSSILTPNGKENTQRMAEQELMEVILKLLLAWRDPLWHFHQSIAHHHDFFNFSSNKALEMSDMVHELRKGVEKVAEKMQMSGIISNSVSSRASPEASPPADSPEWRLMKVYDLLHCFRRDSNKVQNYLKILKCRIVPQHGC; the protein is encoded by the exons ATGAACAGTCAGTCCGGCTGTCACGTCGTCTCTCTGTCCGACCTGTTTGATCGAGTCATCCAACACTCTTCCAGAATGCACGGCATCTCTAACGACCTGCATGCCGAGTTT GAGCACTACTTCCTGCCCAGTAAAAATCAGATCAGCCGGGTCGGTCGTTACTGTCACACCTCCAGCATCCTCACCCCGAATGGAAAAGAGAACACTCAGCGGATGGCG GAACAGGAGCTGATGGAGGTTattctgaagctgctgctggcaTGGAGGGATCCCCTATGGCACTTTCACCAGAGCATTGCTCACCACCACGACTTCTTCAACTTCAGCTCCAACAAAGCTCTGGAGATGAGCGACATGGTGCACGAGTTGCGCAAAGGTGTGGAGAAGGTGGCTGAAAAG ATGCAGATGTCAGGGATCATCAGTAACTCTGTCAGCAGTCGGGCGTCTCCTGAAGCTTCTCCACCGGCCGACAGTCCTGAGTGGCGTCTGATGAAGGTGTACGACCTCCTGCACTGTTTTCGCCGGGACTCCAACAAAGTGCAGAATTACCTGAAGATCCTGAAGTGTCGCATCGTCCCCCAGCACGGCTGCTGA